A window of Nicotiana tabacum cultivar K326 chromosome 24, ASM71507v2, whole genome shotgun sequence contains these coding sequences:
- the LOC142177979 gene encoding uncharacterized protein LOC142177979, whose protein sequence is MAKTSKTVPQKVASSSSQSIAEVEETIPDVVVLKRSALGAATDEPASEPPLKMFVPGGCSVADDSKVEKPSSVQGRCEAVYRYICSITEDVLLVVRKDCGWADKDVVVPRPEDAITSHVESYLSVYTYPFTLGPVDSVILDFCKRYEVCLGQIHPLLWRIVIFLRYFVNKIESCQFTIDHLLRLYSPRIFRGGLIKLTHRASKAPFSSIDEDWDRGWQRRFVRVKTADLIHSELMPFREKWNVSRNNNFPLNVDFTFISFFLTSICGGAVVARVPNAIPRFKEWIEGICSKMPCSERRWRNLSKGRWEARSHGLPKTIELRPSVWDEDLSVDPFALGQLGVATGDRGRHNIDRTGKTDRTDNFGFFRFFGRFVVYIFKKFGDRFGFRFWCPNFRLNRKTEILVYRFWWALLHL, encoded by the exons atggctaaaacttccaaaactgtTCCCCAAAAGGTTGCTTCCTCTTCTTCACAATCGATCGCTGAAGTCGAGGAGACCATTCCCGATGTGGTCGTCCTTAAGAGATCCGCTCTGGGCGCGGCTACCGATGAACCAGCTTCCGAGCCTCCCTTGAAAATGTTCGTCCCCGGGGGGTGCTCGGTCGCCGATGACTCTAAGGTCGAAAAGCCCTCGTCGGTGCAGGGCCGATGTGAGGCGGTATATAGGTATATTTGCTCCATCACCGAAGACGTCCTTCTTGTTGTTCGAAAGGACTGCGGCTGGGCGGATAAGGACGTAGTTGTCCCCAGGCCCGAGGACGCCATTACTAGCCATGTGGAGAGTtatctgagtgtttacacttatcccttcacattgggcCCGGTGGACTCGGTTATTCTGGACTTTTGCAAGAGGTATGAAGTATGCCTCGGTCAGATCCACCCGTTGCTGTGGAGGATCGTAATCTTTCTTCGATACTTTGTGAACAAGATCGAATCTTGTCAGTTCACCATCGATCATCTTCTCCGcctatacagtccccgaatcttccgaGGGGGACTGATAAAGCTCACACACCGGGCTAGCAAAgccccattctcgagcatcgatgaggactGGGATCGGGGCTGGCAGAGACGCTTTGTCCGGGTGAAGACCGCAGACTTGATCCATTCCGAGCTTATGCCATTCCGCGAGAAGTGGAATGTATCACGTAACAACAACTTTCCTTTAAATGTTGATTTTACGTTCATCTCTTTTTTCCTCACCAGTATTTGCGGTGGTGCAGTTGTTGCTCGAGTACCAAATGCCATTCCTCgtttcaaggagtggatcgagggcatTTGTTCGAAGATGCCTTGTTCCGAGCGCAGATGGCGCAATCTCTCGAAGGGCCgctgggaggcccgttctcacg GCTTGCCTAAGACCATTGAGCTTAGGCCTTCGGTATGGGACGAAGACCTGTCCGTTGATCCCTTTGCTTTGGGGCAGCTCGGGGTTGCAACAGGAGATAGGGGTAGGCATAATATCGACCGAACCGGAAAAACCGACCGAACCGATAATTTCGGTTTTTTTCGGTTTTTCGGTCGGTTTGtggtttatatttttaaaaagttcggTGATCGATTCGGTTTTCGGTTTTGGTGCCCCAATTTTCGGTTAAATCGAAAAACCGAAATTTTAGTGTATAGGTTTTGGTGGGCTCTTCTTCACCTATAA